In Thermococcus stetteri, the following proteins share a genomic window:
- the rlmD gene encoding 23S rRNA (uracil(1939)-C(5))-methyltransferase RlmD has translation MKLGGEIEKLSEDGLGVISNVYIPFSYPGDEVVVLRTTRRFGRKIAVDFRVLRESPLRKRPRCGHFGKCGGCLWQGLKYKEQLRLKAEAFERTTGIGADIKGSPRVWGFRNVSNFIVTSSGIGLKEYGNPFGVVDLHECPVFSKKTPEYLRSLRAFLVETGLESWDLKKKRGQVHYLQVREGKFTGEVMVNLIAHIGPQMEVLEAFKGYFSFADSLYWSLKQDKRDDPRGDARLVVGEPYIRERIEGVTYLLHPNSFFQTNSYALSLLLKAVEDFTDGVKVLDLYSGVGTFGIWLAKRGFNVRGVELNPFAVEMARRNAEVNGVEAVFEVGRAEETPIGNYDTVIVDPPRRGLKEAGELLVKSGVENVIYVSCNPRAFKLDYENHLKKTYRVEDAVLVDMFPHTPHVEGVIKLRRKG, from the coding sequence ATGAAGTTGGGGGGAGAAATTGAAAAGTTGAGCGAAGACGGTCTGGGCGTCATCTCGAATGTATACATACCGTTTTCCTACCCCGGGGACGAAGTTGTAGTGCTCAGAACAACTAGGCGATTCGGCAGAAAAATCGCAGTTGACTTTAGAGTTTTGAGGGAATCCCCTCTCCGTAAACGTCCGCGTTGCGGGCACTTTGGCAAGTGCGGGGGATGTCTCTGGCAGGGGTTGAAGTACAAGGAGCAGCTACGGCTCAAGGCTGAAGCTTTTGAGAGAACCACGGGAATAGGCGCTGACATCAAAGGCTCGCCTCGGGTGTGGGGATTTCGCAACGTGAGCAACTTCATAGTGACGAGCTCTGGTATCGGACTTAAGGAGTACGGGAATCCCTTTGGAGTCGTCGACCTCCATGAGTGCCCCGTTTTCTCGAAGAAGACTCCAGAATACCTCCGATCTTTGAGGGCGTTTCTGGTGGAAACAGGCCTTGAATCCTGGGATTTGAAGAAGAAACGCGGTCAAGTGCACTACCTTCAGGTGAGGGAAGGTAAGTTCACGGGGGAGGTGATGGTAAACCTCATTGCCCACATTGGACCCCAGATGGAGGTTCTGGAGGCGTTTAAAGGCTACTTCTCCTTTGCAGATTCCCTCTACTGGAGCCTTAAGCAGGATAAAAGAGACGATCCCCGGGGCGATGCCCGGCTCGTGGTTGGGGAGCCGTACATTCGCGAGCGGATTGAGGGGGTTACGTACCTCCTTCATCCCAACTCCTTCTTCCAGACCAACAGCTACGCCCTATCCCTCCTCCTGAAGGCCGTTGAGGATTTTACGGATGGAGTGAAGGTTCTCGACCTGTACTCGGGCGTTGGGACGTTTGGAATCTGGCTGGCGAAGAGGGGCTTTAATGTAAGGGGAGTCGAGCTCAATCCCTTCGCGGTGGAGATGGCTAGGAGAAACGCCGAGGTTAACGGCGTTGAGGCCGTCTTTGAGGTGGGGAGAGCGGAGGAAACTCCCATCGGAAACTACGATACGGTGATAGTTGACCCCCCGAGGAGGGGATTGAAGGAGGCTGGAGAGCTGCTCGTTAAAAGCGGTGTTGAGAACGTTATTTACGTCTCCTGCAATCCAAGGGCCTTCAAGCTCGACTACGAGAACCACCTAAAGAAGACCTACCGCGTTGAAGACGCTGTTTTGGTGGATATGTTTCCTCATACGCCGCATGTTGAGGGAGTGATAAAGTTAAGGAGAAAGGGTTGA
- a CDS encoding 6-pyruvoyl trahydropterin synthase family protein, translating into MKSRVVERFKFEAAHAVIIGNQVEEIHGHTFRLEVTVEGPLKNGYVIDFLKLREIVENIIKKLDHRNLNALFENPTTENIALWIAEKVQENLPEGVKLHRIVLWEGDENGVEFEF; encoded by the coding sequence ATGAAATCACGCGTCGTCGAGCGCTTCAAGTTCGAGGCTGCCCATGCCGTCATAATAGGGAACCAAGTGGAGGAGATTCATGGGCATACCTTCAGGCTCGAGGTAACTGTAGAGGGTCCGCTGAAGAACGGTTATGTCATAGATTTTCTAAAACTTCGGGAAATCGTTGAGAACATAATCAAGAAACTCGACCACCGAAACCTTAATGCCCTTTTTGAGAACCCAACAACCGAGAACATAGCCCTCTGGATAGCGGAAAAAGTCCAAGAGAATCTTCCAGAAGGAGTGAAGCTACACCGTATAGTCCTCTGGGAGGGAGATGAAAACGGGGTAGAGTTTGAGTTTTAG
- a CDS encoding DUF192 domain-containing protein: MIINETKGKTWHGRVYLADTFFRRFRGLMLVSNVNYALVFILPTETRANASIHMFFMLSDIDVIWLDSTRRVVDFKTAKKWRIYTPKKAARYIIEGPVGLIKTLNIEEGDLINWSPSEETRKAIPTKSILPGKIDLNGSKNSIAMVESVKEVKAKEV, translated from the coding sequence ATGATAATCAACGAGACCAAGGGAAAGACCTGGCACGGCAGGGTTTACCTTGCGGATACCTTCTTCAGGAGATTTCGCGGGCTTATGTTGGTTAGCAATGTAAACTACGCCCTAGTCTTCATCCTTCCCACCGAGACAAGGGCAAACGCCTCGATCCACATGTTCTTCATGCTGAGCGACATAGACGTTATCTGGCTTGACTCCACGAGGCGCGTTGTGGACTTTAAGACAGCAAAAAAATGGCGGATTTATACCCCGAAAAAAGCCGCCAGGTACATAATCGAAGGTCCAGTTGGGTTGATAAAGACCCTCAACATTGAAGAGGGGGATTTGATAAACTGGAGTCCCTCCGAGGAAACTAGGAAAGCCATCCCCACCAAATCCATACTCCCCGGAAAAATAGATCTGAACGGCTCCAAAAATAGCATTGCCATGGTTGAGAGCGTCAAAGAAGTAAAAGCGAAGGAAGTCTAA
- the pfdA gene encoding prefoldin subunit alpha, with the protein MVDATLAYVKEKGKGKEIYIPLGSGVAIRGKIENPDDVIMDVGAGILVGATVDEARENIEKRIKALMDLRLALLRKIEEDTRKVNELLKELREMQPEKKE; encoded by the coding sequence ATAGTCGATGCCACCCTCGCCTACGTCAAGGAGAAAGGAAAGGGCAAAGAAATCTACATCCCGCTTGGGAGTGGTGTGGCAATTAGGGGCAAGATCGAGAACCCCGACGACGTCATCATGGACGTCGGGGCCGGGATACTCGTCGGGGCAACGGTTGATGAAGCGAGGGAGAACATAGAGAAGAGGATCAAGGCCCTCATGGACCTCCGCCTGGCCCTCCTGAGGAAGATCGAAGAGGACACCAGGAAGGTCAACGAACTCCTCAAGGAGCTCAGGGAGATGCAGCCTGAGAAGAAGGAGTGA
- a CDS encoding prefoldin subunit → MEAVKAYELQIELQQVRSLRQSLELKLKELEYAEGIITSLKSERKLYRALGDLLVEITKEEALEHIERSRLVYKREIERLKKREKEIMEELSKLKAPLS, encoded by the coding sequence ATGGAGGCGGTTAAGGCTTACGAGCTCCAGATCGAACTCCAGCAGGTCAGAAGCCTGCGCCAGAGCCTTGAGCTTAAGTTGAAGGAGCTTGAGTACGCGGAGGGAATAATAACCTCCCTGAAGTCAGAGAGGAAGCTCTACAGAGCCCTAGGGGATCTTCTGGTGGAGATAACAAAGGAAGAAGCCCTTGAGCACATCGAAAGGAGCAGACTCGTTTATAAGAGGGAAATCGAGAGGCTCAAGAAGAGGGAGAAGGAGATCATGGAGGAGCTTTCAAAACTCAAAGCTCCCCTTTCTTAG
- a CDS encoding 2-oxoacid:ferredoxin oxidoreductase subunit gamma yields MRKEVLFSGFGGQGVILASVILGRAAAVYEGLYAVQTQAYGPESRGGASKAEVVISDEPIDYPKTLSPDYAVFFSQEAYTKYLHTVKEGAKVIIEKDLVPHRDLEFEKKLEVVALPLTEIAEDTTGLSLTMNILTLGILTAWTGIVGREAIEKAVLDAVPKGTEQINLRALYKGFELGEKAKKGEL; encoded by the coding sequence ATGAGGAAGGAGGTTTTATTCAGCGGATTCGGGGGCCAGGGAGTCATCCTCGCGAGCGTTATCCTCGGAAGGGCCGCGGCCGTCTACGAGGGTCTCTACGCCGTCCAGACCCAGGCTTATGGACCAGAGTCGAGGGGCGGTGCGAGCAAAGCTGAAGTAGTCATCAGCGACGAGCCGATAGACTACCCCAAGACCCTCAGCCCGGACTACGCGGTCTTCTTCTCCCAGGAGGCCTACACCAAGTACCTCCATACCGTCAAAGAGGGTGCGAAGGTAATAATCGAGAAAGATCTCGTCCCCCACAGGGATCTTGAGTTCGAGAAGAAGCTCGAGGTCGTAGCTCTTCCGCTTACGGAGATAGCGGAGGATACGACTGGACTCAGCTTAACCATGAACATCCTGACCCTTGGCATCCTCACGGCCTGGACGGGCATAGTGGGTAGAGAGGCCATAGAAAAAGCCGTCCTTGACGCCGTCCCCAAGGGAACGGAGCAGATAAACCTCAGGGCGCTCTACAAGGGCTTTGAGCTGGGTGAGAAGGCTAAGAAAGGGGAGCTTTGA
- a CDS encoding 2-oxoacid:ferredoxin oxidoreductase subunit beta — MYLKSAYEIRDKYLRKDMLPTIFCPGCGIGSVLQFTLRAIDDLGLNQDEIVWVSGIGCSSRVPGFVNFDGLHTTHGRALAFATGIKLTNPDLKIIAFMGDGDAAAIGGNHLIHAIRRNLDVTVILINNFTYGMTGGQVAPTALKGLKGTTAPYGQFENPFDIAQLAVSAGANYVARWTVFNYLQGMNSIKKALQKEGFTLVEFLSPCPISFGRRNRMKTAPELIRWYQKITVPLAKAKKMPQEELEGKIVIGEFADRDRPGLVREYQEYIKRAKKMMGWEE, encoded by the coding sequence ATGTACCTGAAGTCTGCCTACGAGATAAGGGACAAGTACCTTAGGAAGGACATGCTCCCGACGATATTCTGCCCAGGATGTGGAATAGGCTCAGTCCTCCAGTTCACGCTCAGGGCAATAGACGACCTCGGCCTGAACCAGGACGAGATAGTCTGGGTGAGCGGTATCGGCTGTTCCTCCCGTGTTCCGGGTTTTGTTAACTTCGACGGCCTTCACACTACCCACGGAAGGGCCCTGGCCTTCGCAACGGGAATAAAGCTCACAAACCCGGACCTCAAGATAATAGCCTTCATGGGAGACGGAGATGCGGCAGCTATCGGCGGAAACCATCTCATCCACGCGATAAGGCGGAACCTTGACGTGACTGTGATACTCATCAACAACTTCACCTACGGGATGACCGGCGGCCAGGTGGCCCCAACCGCCCTCAAGGGCCTCAAGGGAACCACCGCACCCTACGGCCAGTTCGAGAACCCGTTCGACATAGCCCAGCTCGCCGTTTCGGCCGGCGCCAACTACGTGGCCAGATGGACCGTCTTCAACTACCTCCAGGGCATGAACAGCATAAAGAAGGCCCTCCAGAAGGAGGGGTTCACACTCGTCGAGTTCCTCTCTCCGTGCCCGATAAGCTTCGGAAGGAGGAACAGGATGAAGACCGCCCCGGAGCTCATCCGCTGGTATCAGAAGATAACCGTTCCTCTGGCAAAGGCCAAGAAGATGCCGCAGGAGGAGCTTGAGGGCAAGATCGTCATCGGCGAGTTTGCCGACAGGGACAGGCCCGGCCTCGTGAGGGAGTATCAGGAGTACATAAAGAGGGCTAAGAAGATGATGGGGTGGGAAGAATGA
- a CDS encoding 2-oxoacid:acceptor oxidoreductase subunit alpha, whose amino-acid sequence MRYPFPVGKADFIQGDEAIARAAILAGCRFYAGYPITPASEIFEAMALYMPLVDGVSIQMEDEIASIAAIIGASWAGAKAMTATSGPGFSLMQENLGYAVMTETPIVVVNMMRGGPSTGQPTFPAQGDIMQAIWGTHGDHMLIVLSPSTVQEAFDFTIRAFNLAEKYRTPVVLLGDAELAHMRERVYIPNPDEIEVVYRKLPKNEEEAKLPFGDPHGDGVPPMPIFGKGYRTYVTGLTHDEYGHPRTVEPEVQQKLIGRIYRKILDNKDDIISYEKFELDDAEVAIVSTGIVSRSAIRAVKILREKGIKAGLLKLNTIWPFDFDMIEELAEGVKKIFVPEMNMGQLYHLVKEGANGKAEVELISKIGGEVHTPMEIVERVVG is encoded by the coding sequence ATGAGATACCCGTTTCCCGTTGGAAAGGCTGATTTCATTCAAGGCGATGAGGCCATAGCGAGGGCGGCCATCTTAGCTGGATGCCGCTTCTACGCTGGCTACCCGATAACACCCGCCAGCGAGATATTCGAGGCGATGGCCCTCTACATGCCGCTCGTTGACGGCGTGAGCATACAGATGGAGGACGAGATAGCGAGCATAGCGGCCATCATCGGGGCTTCCTGGGCCGGAGCGAAGGCCATGACAGCTACTTCCGGTCCTGGATTCAGCCTCATGCAGGAAAACCTTGGCTACGCCGTAATGACCGAGACTCCGATAGTCGTGGTCAATATGATGCGTGGAGGCCCATCAACCGGCCAGCCGACATTTCCTGCTCAGGGGGACATAATGCAGGCCATTTGGGGAACCCACGGCGACCACATGCTGATCGTGCTTTCTCCTTCGACCGTCCAGGAGGCCTTCGACTTCACGATAAGGGCCTTCAACTTGGCCGAAAAGTACAGGACTCCCGTGGTTCTTCTCGGCGATGCAGAGCTTGCCCACATGAGGGAGCGCGTCTACATCCCGAACCCGGACGAGATAGAGGTTGTCTACCGCAAGCTCCCGAAGAACGAGGAAGAGGCTAAGCTTCCCTTTGGTGATCCTCACGGCGACGGTGTCCCACCCATGCCAATCTTTGGAAAAGGCTACAGGACGTATGTTACCGGCCTGACCCACGACGAGTACGGCCATCCGAGGACTGTTGAGCCGGAAGTCCAGCAGAAGCTCATCGGCAGGATTTACAGGAAGATTCTGGACAACAAGGACGACATAATCAGCTATGAAAAGTTCGAGCTCGACGATGCAGAGGTAGCGATAGTCTCGACTGGAATCGTCTCCCGCTCCGCCATCAGGGCCGTCAAAATCCTCCGCGAGAAGGGGATCAAGGCCGGACTGCTCAAGCTCAACACGATATGGCCCTTCGACTTCGACATGATTGAGGAGCTGGCCGAGGGGGTCAAGAAAATCTTCGTCCCGGAGATGAACATGGGACAGCTCTACCACCTCGTCAAGGAAGGAGCGAACGGGAAGGCCGAGGTTGAACTGATAAGCAAGATCGGTGGCGAGGTCCACACGCCGATGGAGATAGTTGAAAGGGTGGTGGGATGA
- a CDS encoding 2-oxoacid:ferredoxin oxidoreductase subunit gamma, with the protein MQIRLAGIGGQGVVLAGVILGEAAAIEGLNVLQTQDYSSASRGGHSIADVIISREPIYDVMITEADVLVALHQLGYDTVKDSLKEDGLLIIDTDLVKPDRDYVGAPFTRLAEETTGLALTVNMVALGYLVAKTGVVEKENVEEAIRRRVPKGTEEINIKAFNVGYEEGSK; encoded by the coding sequence ATGCAGATTAGACTCGCTGGTATAGGTGGTCAGGGCGTCGTCCTGGCCGGTGTCATCCTCGGTGAGGCGGCCGCTATAGAGGGGCTGAACGTCCTTCAGACCCAAGACTACAGCTCGGCCAGCAGGGGAGGCCACTCGATAGCCGACGTGATAATCTCAAGGGAGCCCATCTACGACGTTATGATCACTGAGGCAGACGTTCTGGTAGCCCTTCACCAGCTCGGCTACGACACCGTTAAGGATTCCCTCAAGGAGGACGGCCTTCTCATCATTGACACCGATCTCGTTAAGCCCGACAGGGACTACGTGGGCGCTCCGTTCACAAGACTTGCCGAGGAAACGACCGGGCTTGCTCTGACAGTGAACATGGTGGCGTTGGGCTACCTCGTGGCGAAGACCGGAGTTGTGGAGAAGGAGAACGTGGAGGAGGCCATAAGGAGGCGCGTCCCGAAGGGGACTGAGGAGATAAACATCAAAGCTTTCAACGTTGGATATGAGGAGGGGTCGAAATGA
- a CDS encoding 2-oxoacid:ferredoxin oxidoreductase subunit beta, with amino-acid sequence MAKEIYSRYPMIKYLRKEALPTALCPGCGGGTVLNAFANAVDRLKLDPKDLVVVSGIGCSAWIASPYFLADTLHTTHGRSIAFATGVKVGLPDKKVVVISGDGDLASIGGNHLIHAARRNIDITVILVNNFIYGMTGGQLAPTTPYGAKTTTSPYRNIEHPLQISETVAAAGASYVARWTTAHVYQLIESIKKALTVKGFSLVEVISQCPVQFGRRNRMKEPAEMLRWYLKNSVPISKAKNMSPEELEGKFVIGEFVNRQRPEFVSELNKLIDEVQEHFGLKEE; translated from the coding sequence ATGGCGAAGGAAATTTACTCACGCTATCCCATGATCAAGTACCTCAGGAAGGAAGCTCTTCCAACCGCGCTCTGTCCGGGCTGTGGCGGCGGAACAGTTCTCAACGCCTTCGCCAACGCTGTGGACAGGCTGAAGCTCGACCCGAAAGACCTCGTCGTCGTCAGCGGTATAGGCTGTTCCGCCTGGATTGCATCGCCCTACTTTCTCGCTGACACTCTACATACAACCCACGGCAGGTCCATAGCCTTTGCCACCGGCGTTAAGGTCGGACTTCCGGACAAGAAGGTCGTCGTCATAAGCGGGGACGGTGATTTAGCCAGCATAGGAGGGAACCACCTCATCCACGCCGCGAGGAGGAACATCGACATAACTGTAATCCTCGTCAACAACTTCATCTACGGTATGACCGGCGGCCAGCTCGCTCCCACGACTCCCTATGGTGCCAAGACGACCACGAGCCCGTACAGGAACATAGAGCACCCGCTCCAGATAAGCGAGACGGTAGCTGCTGCCGGGGCTTCCTACGTTGCAAGGTGGACCACAGCACACGTCTACCAGCTCATTGAGAGCATAAAGAAGGCCCTAACCGTCAAGGGCTTCTCCCTCGTTGAGGTTATCTCCCAGTGCCCAGTCCAGTTTGGAAGGAGGAACAGGATGAAGGAACCCGCCGAGATGCTCCGCTGGTATCTCAAGAACAGCGTCCCAATAAGCAAGGCGAAGAACATGTCTCCAGAGGAGCTTGAGGGCAAGTTTGTGATAGGGGAGTTCGTGAACAGGCAGAGGCCCGAGTTCGTGAGCGAGCTTAACAAGCTGATAGACGAAGTCCAGGAGCACTTCGGGCTTAAGGAGGAGTGA
- a CDS encoding 2-oxoacid:acceptor oxidoreductase subunit alpha: protein MIIRGDEPEQIRLIKKLYKPGNYFMQGNEAVAYGAIFAGCRFYAGYPITPSSEIAETMARELPKLRGYYLQMEDEIGSIAAMVGASWTGLKVMTATAGPGFSLMQENLGYAVMTETPLVLVDVQRSGPSTGQATKGAQGDFFQARWGTHGDHPIIALSPTSGQDAFWETVRAFNIAEKLRTPVVMLFDGVLAHTRELVKIPDIEEVEIAYRKLPKNEEEAKLPFGDPHGDGVPPMPLFGHGYFTHVTGSTHKENGLRDVYTPEVHDRLVRRIHRKIEGNRHVYEKYEEHFTDDAEILVVSWGVTARPALGAVLEAREEGIKAGLFVPKTVHPFPGERMRELGKKARAILVPEMNLGQMILEVQRFVNDDVLLKGVNKIGGVPLTVNEILREIRGVA from the coding sequence ATGATTATCCGCGGCGACGAGCCTGAGCAGATCAGGCTCATCAAGAAGCTCTACAAACCCGGCAACTACTTCATGCAGGGCAACGAGGCGGTTGCTTACGGGGCCATCTTCGCGGGTTGCCGCTTCTACGCCGGCTATCCGATAACTCCCTCAAGCGAGATAGCCGAGACGATGGCTAGGGAGCTCCCAAAGCTTCGTGGCTACTACCTTCAGATGGAGGACGAGATAGGGAGCATAGCGGCGATGGTTGGAGCCTCTTGGACGGGCCTCAAGGTCATGACGGCAACCGCAGGCCCGGGCTTCTCCCTCATGCAGGAAAACCTTGGCTATGCAGTCATGACCGAAACTCCCTTAGTCCTCGTTGACGTCCAGAGGAGCGGTCCCTCAACCGGTCAGGCAACTAAGGGGGCCCAGGGAGACTTCTTCCAGGCCCGCTGGGGAACCCACGGCGACCATCCGATAATAGCCCTCTCGCCGACAAGCGGACAGGACGCTTTCTGGGAAACGGTTAGGGCCTTCAACATAGCCGAGAAGCTGAGGACTCCGGTTGTCATGCTCTTCGACGGCGTCCTCGCACACACCAGGGAGCTCGTCAAGATACCAGACATAGAGGAAGTCGAGATAGCCTACCGCAAGCTCCCAAAGAACGAGGAGGAGGCCAAGCTTCCCTTTGGTGATCCTCACGGCGACGGTGTCCCACCCATGCCTCTCTTCGGCCACGGCTACTTCACCCACGTCACGGGTTCAACCCACAAGGAGAACGGACTGAGGGACGTTTACACGCCAGAGGTTCACGATAGGCTCGTGAGACGCATTCACAGGAAGATCGAGGGGAACAGGCACGTCTATGAGAAGTACGAGGAGCACTTCACGGACGACGCTGAAATCCTCGTCGTCAGCTGGGGCGTAACGGCAAGGCCAGCCCTTGGAGCGGTTCTAGAGGCGAGGGAGGAGGGCATAAAGGCCGGCCTGTTCGTGCCCAAGACCGTCCACCCGTTCCCAGGAGAGAGGATGAGAGAACTTGGGAAGAAGGCCAGGGCCATACTCGTCCCTGAGATGAACCTCGGCCAGATGATACTGGAGGTTCAGCGCTTTGTGAACGACGACGTTCTCCTCAAGGGCGTGAACAAGATAGGCGGAGTCCCGCTAACGGTTAACGAGATTCTCCGCGAGATAAGGGGTGTTGCCTGA
- a CDS encoding 2-oxoglutarate ferredoxin oxidoreductase subunit delta, translated as MADVETKTTVEKEGYLVIGKAEGIVEIDIDTFLCKGCGICVEMCPRKVFEWSKELSEKGVHYPVPVHAEKCVKCKLCELLCPDFAIAVRW; from the coding sequence ATGGCAGACGTCGAAACCAAGACAACGGTTGAAAAGGAAGGATACCTCGTCATTGGTAAGGCCGAGGGAATAGTCGAGATCGACATCGATACTTTTCTGTGCAAGGGCTGTGGAATCTGTGTAGAGATGTGCCCGAGAAAGGTCTTTGAGTGGAGCAAGGAGCTGAGCGAAAAGGGCGTCCATTACCCTGTCCCGGTTCACGCCGAGAAGTGCGTCAAGTGCAAGCTCTGTGAGCTGCTCTGCCCGGACTTCGCCATAGCGGTAAGGTGGTGA
- a CDS encoding archaeosine biosynthesis radical SAM protein RaSEA: MTYWTSEDNVAGKRGTALFIILPTIGCYRYRIGQACYMCSYPASAPKVKWSQEAIVDYVKEALKKIEGKKGPFAVRMFTSGSFLDNGELKPETRRKIFEILAGMDNVEEIVIESRSELVRYDAVKKLADIVPDKHFEVAIGLETANDDIADVSINKGNTFADFVKAAEITHKAGAKVKTYLLLKPIFLSERDGIEDAKESIVKAEPYTDTFSINITDIQKGTLYERLWEKKEYRPPWLWSAVEVLIWAKRKFPEKRILSDPVGAGSKRGPHNCLTDYDKVIGKAIKKFSATQDLSYIENLKPECRDRWEYIVENGLLDWQLVTW; the protein is encoded by the coding sequence ATGACCTACTGGACGAGCGAGGACAACGTTGCCGGAAAGCGGGGGACGGCCCTCTTCATAATCCTGCCCACGATAGGCTGCTATCGCTACCGCATAGGGCAGGCGTGCTACATGTGCTCCTATCCCGCCTCGGCCCCGAAGGTAAAGTGGAGCCAGGAGGCGATAGTGGACTACGTGAAGGAGGCCCTCAAGAAGATAGAGGGAAAGAAGGGGCCGTTCGCGGTTAGAATGTTCACCTCGGGTTCCTTCCTCGATAACGGCGAGCTTAAGCCCGAGACGAGAAGGAAGATCTTTGAAATTCTCGCTGGCATGGACAACGTCGAGGAGATCGTCATCGAGAGCAGGAGCGAGCTGGTGAGGTACGACGCCGTCAAGAAGCTGGCCGATATAGTCCCGGACAAGCACTTTGAAGTTGCCATAGGACTTGAGACTGCCAACGACGACATAGCCGATGTCTCCATAAACAAAGGGAACACTTTCGCAGACTTTGTGAAGGCGGCTGAGATAACACACAAGGCTGGTGCTAAAGTTAAGACTTACCTTCTCCTCAAACCGATCTTCCTCTCCGAACGCGACGGGATTGAAGACGCCAAGGAAAGCATAGTCAAGGCCGAGCCCTACACGGACACCTTCTCAATCAACATAACCGACATCCAGAAGGGAACCCTCTACGAGAGGCTTTGGGAGAAGAAGGAATACCGCCCGCCCTGGCTCTGGAGCGCGGTTGAGGTTCTAATTTGGGCAAAGAGGAAGTTTCCGGAGAAAAGGATTCTAAGTGACCCTGTAGGGGCAGGTTCAAAGAGGGGTCCGCACAACTGCCTCACTGACTACGATAAAGTCATTGGAAAGGCCATAAAGAAGTTTTCAGCCACGCAGGACTTGAGCTACATAGAGAACCTGAAGCCTGAATGCAGGGACAGGTGGGAGTACATAGTCGAGAACGGCCTCCTCGACTGGCAGCTGGTTACGTGGTGA
- the surE gene encoding 5'/3'-nucleotidase SurE, protein MRILVTNDDGIYSNGIRAAVKALSSLGEIYVVAPLFQRSASGRAMTLHRPIRAKRLDVPGAKVAYGIDGTPTDSVIFAIARFGDFDLAVSGINLGENLSTEITVSGTASAAIEAATHGVPSIAMSLEVDWKRTLGEGEGVDFSASAYFLERIADVVLERGLPDGVDMLNVNVPSDATPETAIEVTRLARKRYCPTIEERIDPRGHPYYWIVGQKREEFEPGTDAYALKIERKVSVTPINIDMTARVDFEELKKILFENL, encoded by the coding sequence ATGAGAATACTTGTGACTAACGACGACGGGATATATTCGAACGGCATCCGGGCGGCGGTGAAGGCCCTCTCCAGCCTTGGGGAGATATACGTCGTTGCACCGCTTTTCCAGAGAAGCGCCAGCGGTAGGGCCATGACACTCCACAGGCCGATAAGGGCGAAGAGGCTTGACGTCCCGGGTGCGAAGGTGGCCTACGGAATAGATGGAACCCCAACGGACAGCGTTATCTTTGCCATAGCCCGCTTTGGGGACTTCGACCTGGCCGTCAGCGGCATAAACCTCGGAGAGAACTTGAGTACCGAGATAACCGTCTCTGGGACAGCATCAGCGGCTATTGAAGCTGCAACCCATGGGGTTCCAAGCATAGCAATGAGCCTTGAAGTGGACTGGAAGAGAACTCTCGGGGAAGGGGAGGGGGTTGATTTTTCAGCATCAGCGTACTTCCTTGAGAGAATAGCAGATGTAGTGCTTGAGAGGGGCCTACCGGATGGAGTCGACATGCTGAACGTCAACGTGCCGAGCGACGCTACGCCAGAAACTGCCATCGAGGTAACCAGGCTCGCGAGGAAGCGCTACTGTCCGACGATTGAAGAGAGGATAGATCCAAGGGGGCATCCCTACTACTGGATAGTGGGGCAGAAGAGGGAAGAGTTTGAGCCCGGAACCGACGCCTATGCCTTGAAAATCGAGAGGAAGGTCAGTGTAACGCCGATAAACATAGACATGACCGCGAGGGTAGATTTTGAGGAGCTTAAAAAGATCCTCTTTGAAAACCTCTAG